TAGCTGTTGGCGGCGACATGTACCCTACTGGTGTAGGGAAGCCGTACGGATACCATGGTGGAGTGTAGGGATAGAAATTCCGATCGGGTTTCGATTTTCGCCGAGGCACAACTTCCTCTTCATCCGATGAGGACGGCaaattgacgtcatttgcaCAGGTCTTATCGCTGGGAGGCGGACGGGCGACGGCTTTGCGGGTACTCCTGAGACTTTTTTTGGTGCGCTTGCCCGTGCAGCTTGCTTTCATTTCAACATCAGAAACTGCATTTTCTTCACCACTCTTCACAGGAGATgctgatgaaaatgaaacatgtaAGCTTAGTTGAGTAATCTGTCAGACAAAATAGTTCTTGACAACCGTGTGAACTGACAcattcaaaaaacaaacatcTTTCCGAGGCGAGGCTGATATATACGTACAAGTAAAAATACACTTTCCGCGGCAGATTTGCCAACTTTTTTGCGTTgccatctaaaatggttataaaAAACATGAAAGGTACTTACTCAttaaaatgttgtaaattttaGTGCAAGACTCTTCATCCGAGTTAGTAATAGTGTCGTTTTCTAACTTCATGAGCTTCATCTGTTCTTTGATAACTCTAGAAAATTCTTCCCGATCAGCTTGAATGGTCGAAGGAGCAGGAATGTTCTTCGCTTTGTTGTTATAACCTTGCCTCAAAATACTGATATCACGCTGGAGTGAGACTTTTCCCGACTGGGTTCGGCAACTGTAACGTTCTGGGAAGGCGGCAATCATTCTCGGTGTTAACGTGGTAGTGAACACACTTGTTGATCTGCTTTGAAAGTCGTGAAGTTGTTTTACTTCGTCTTCTTTTAGTGCTATGTCCTTCGTCAGTTggctttctttttctttgagtTTCTTTAATCGGGCCATAAAGTCGTGTTTATGTTTATCCTGCCGGCCACAGAATATATATCCCTTGCATGGCTCGCCGAGAAGGCACCCTTCACTATTCCTGTTGCCGGTGGATTTGTGACCACGGCGATGACATAGGTTACACGTGCTCCTCAGGTTGCGTCCAACTGGTTTAGCTTCAGTTACCGGCctgttcatttcatttttctgagCGATTACGGCAACTTTTTCATTCTTTAGTGAAGCTAATTCATCGAGAAGTTCATCTTCCTTTTTTTCCTTCCACTTTTTGGGCTGAATTTCTTTCTCGAACTGAGGACCAAGTTCTCTAGCGCGTACACTTCGTCCACTTCCGCTTTCTGTGTGCTCGTCACTTTGATATTCACTGATGCGGGATCGAGCTTCACGTTTGTCCGTTTGCCGACCATGTGACCTGCCGCTGGAGAACAGCCTTCACTTACGAGAAGTTTCAGTCGTAGATAATCCGCGTTTGGGATCGGTACAGCACATCTGTAAGCATCTTGCAAATCGTAATCATTGTCACTTAGTGTGATGACAGTTCCTTCGTCATTCACATACTGTAATTGAAAGGTCGCACCTTGGAGAGATGGTATTTTCTCGGCTATAAACGTCAAAAGATCGGTGTAACTTTTGAAGTTTTCCTCAGTGTATACCTGCCGCGTTCTCCCACGATAAGATATTTGAAACTGATACATGTTTCCAGGAAATATGAAGTGTTGAAGTATGCATGCGATGAGTGTGAGACACACCAAAGTCAGACGTTTACCGCTCAAAATTTGAAGTGAAAGCTCTTTGGAAACTGACCATTCTCAATGTAGGAGGTTTTGGGACAAGTTTGGAAGAAATGCCTTTCTTCGTTTTTTACAAAGTATTTCAGTATCAAAATGAGgacacaaaaacaattttatacGGATGCAactacttttattttgtttttacaatGTCATTACTATTATTTAGTGCATAAAACTATCTCGTAAACATTGCTTTATTCCCAAGTGCTGTGTGGTTCATCAACCCCTGTAACAAAATAGTTTATGCCATCGTGAAAATTATCTTATCAGCAGCTGCATACTCCCTGGCGCCATGAAGCGAATGCAACCCGATCTTCACTCTGGTTCACGTTGAATCAAcgaagtgctttggtaattaccgaACAAAGTCTCAATGTCGTCAGCGAcattgctgggtaattagcaagtttggtgtccggataagtcgtaaaatGACAATAATGTACAATTATTACGagttgaaataaataacattaaaTAAAATGATGACGGCACCATTTTataagtggtatagccacaaactggtGACGTCAAAGATGCCAGGTTCGTACTTATGGAAATTAGgtcatctttatttttttttctttgcattgcCGTGTTTGTTATTCTTgtagctaaatactttgtactgcacctgaaatttacaaagtatttagctacAAGAATAAAGTATGTCTGCACAGATGAGTCTGCATCATTGTATTAAgatttttgttcaaatatttttttcatcttatttgttgtatttgcacagttaaCGCATAAAATTGTCGCTTGTTTAGaatgttttatatgttgaaaactttgtgtttgagATTTATTATTGACTTATGTTATTTGCtgcctttttaaaaatatgaaaaggtgTGCGTTCCGTTTTCGACACGATACACTTTGTATAAAAGTGGTTCATCACTCAAGATGatgtaaaagttaaacagcTATTTGAAAAGTGTGCATttgattcatgatgataccagacaagGGAACCCTAAAATAAACTTCGcacatacagagagttgaaaaaagatttctctctcgaaagctaccttaaggttataaaaaacccagatcacagatcagccctgtgcaagttacgcattagtataaaaaacccagatcacagatcagccctgtgcaagttacgcattagtgcacacatactacacatagaaacaggtacatatagaaaccttgatgtcatagacagagcatgcccaatttgccaaaacaaacaagtagaagatgagatacattttctctttcattgcaaaggctacacagacattagacacgattttttcagtaaactaaacatttgtaaaaacgcattcagaggtacacaagaccttataagcatcttttcaaggacagataaagcatcactatgtgaattgggaaaatacatacatacatgttttaaactcagacaagacaaaatgaaaaaaacaaagtaaactatttatgaacctgtaatatgttgacctcatatatatatatatatatatatatatatatatatatatatatatatatatatatatatattatatattatatacatacatacactcttttattgttgttttttgcaaaacctttattgtactttatgatcaagatcccaactgggatacgatttcaataaaggcttactttactttacgaaatgcaatatttcatagctattgtagatgaaaacgtgagcaacaattcgttggatatgccccgaaaattacattataaaaattccaccgatcgacgaagtgaattaagtacagAAGCAAACGAAATTCGCTGCCAATTTAATGATTTAGGATGCATATACTGTCACTACCACGAACTCATTTTTTCgtctggtttgtgcattcccAGTGTCACACAACAGCGGCAGTTGCCTCTTGAGCCGTAAACTTAGGCGTGACATTAGTTTTTAGACCGTCCCAAAACATTTGGCACAATATGGTGTTATGTGCAGTGTTGAATCGATGAAGGGGGCTGTTAACTCAAAGGATAAAGGaatgaaatatgttgaacaagtgaCATCCACGCCTTAGCTTTGATGCCCAAACGCTTCCGCCACATGAAACtcataaagataagttggaaataagtTTGAAGATGTGAAGCCCGCCCAAGTTtggcatgcatccacatgccttcaaAGTTGTTGGTGTAGGCGAAGGTTTGaggatccacaaaatgaagacaatgattagcGGTGAAATGAAAGAACTGAGGAGACTTGGACAACGATGTACAAGCCCCCCCTCCCCTTCATCAAAATAATACTGGAACCTGGAGGAACAAATCGATAAAGCATTGACATTACGTcggtcaacagaaattaaaaagcaagcacAAATATCGCAACCAATGATTCCAATcaccaaatgtctgtcactgtgtcGACTCAAGCTGTATTTGCACTTAAGGAACTTGAATACATTATTGACGATTTTTTACATCCGTGGATTTATAAATTTCCACAATACAGTCGGGCGAAAAATATATTGGGAGGCTTGATCGCAAagataaaggaaacaaatttctggaaaaaattaaaccaatcgataacagagtttgaactaatgtacaggtgtgaCTTTTGGtctgtagaagaagtaatgcaaatttaaatgaaacatacaaagtttttttggccgtcatattaattattatctgcatttgaatgaacTGAGAATTCTGTTACGTAACAGTGTGCCGTCTTTGGCAAGTGCTATACTGAAAATaggtcaatatggccattgccgtcggggtcagtttgtgcatgacaacatatttgatgaataaaacgtgaGAGGGGACATATTGTTCCCGGAACGAGACGGAATTATTGCCGCGATCACATGcactaactaaccctaaccctcaaatgtctgtgatggtcttcatttgcttgattttgtatcgggtgaagtacagtgggaaccaggaattggggttagctgacctaATTGTTGGAACTCCGCTCGCTTACGCTCGCTCCGTTTCGACAATCTgctcagctaaccccaattcctggcctCCACTTTACTTCACCCgacacaaaaactaagcagtcagaaattgtgacagtgattgaagaaaaatgcaaatttatattttattttaaccttattagttaGTGCCGCAATTACGGGGCGTCTGTGTCTTGTGTACGGCGGTTTTGTTGTCATCAGTTTgcggctataccacttgtaaaatgctgCCATAGTTGACATTTCCTATTAAATAGGAGATAGGCGATATGAGGGCGCTAACAGCAACACAACGTATTTGATTTGGCTCCGTAAAACTTCACGATTTTGTCAGCCGTTTGAGCAGTTGCAGTCTACAAAGAGTAGTTTCGGATATTTAAAGGTACTGTCCATCTACTGGAAGTGCTATTTTGCTACAATTTCCACGAATATTGGTGTATTTTGAGCAAGAAATAATATCTAGGAAATGCGAGAAATGTAGCATGCGTTCTGCATGTCCCATTATTCACGCCATCCAGCGACCAATTTCTGTGTGATGTGTGTGCAGAATTAAGACAGGTGTGCTCAGCGTCATGAAAGACCTGATTGGGAGACCTCTCTAACAACTATGACGCAATCGCAGGTCACAACAGACGCTCTGCTCGTAAACGATGCTGCTAATTCCTATTTGTCCATTTTGAACGGTTTTTTGCTACAATGGATGTCAATATATTTACTTCTACTTTTTGTAATGATATATCGCATGTATACCATTAtgataacagagaaatattcgAATTTCTGCTTGAGCTTGAGTCACCTGCCCAGTGTCGGAAGGGCAAACTGTTATCAATAAGGCTTCAAATTTATGAACGATTCCAAGACATGTTCCCTGAATATCAGAACTATGAGATGTTTGACAGGAGAAAAGTCGAACTTATAGCTGAAGACATATTTTCATAGGTTACTCGCTTGCAAATAAGAGACTTGATAAACGACTAGCGAAAGCCTTGAAACCCGTCGGTACAGTTATTGAGATGGCtaatgatgaaactatgatatAAAGTCTAACAGAATCATCAGAACTAACAGAAACTTGTATTTTTCTACGTGACACGGTTACACAATTATCTACTGCTACGTCTACCCTAACAAGTGAGATTACTTTACTTCGCGAGATAGTTGCCAGTCTGGAAGTGAGACTTTCGACACGGTGTCCCTGCTGTTCAAACTAATCATCATAGCAATCTTGAAAACATTGAGGAGAATATGCAGAATTCAACAAATTCACCAGTTGATGAAGTAGTTGCAACAACAGTCCAAGTTACAGGTGATACTACATCATCAGAAAATGTACCAGCTGCTTTGGACGCACACCCTAATTTGCATGTAGCGGAATCTGGCCACAACGCAGTATTCAGAGGTCGTTGGTACAGGTTCACGTAATTTCGCTATTTCAGTGCCCCATGTCATCCTGCCCAATGTCATCGAGCAGCACTGCAATCGTCTTTGTGCGGTTTATATTGGTAAACTGGATATTCAAACTTCTGTTGACGACATTAGAAATCATCTTCCCAGCATTGGAGTGACACTGAGGTCATTAAATTAACACTTAGAATACCAGGCCAGTCTTCCTTTTGTGTATGTGTGGACTCCACAGATGACGAAGATATTGTTTTTTAATGGCAACAACTGGCCCAAAGGCACTCGCATTCGTCACTACAAAGACAGATCACAGAATTCGGCTAACGTTGTTCGAAATAATCGCCCTAAGTCACATGGTCACCGTTATCAATCGAATAATCGCTTCAACACACTAGGTCATCGCCATCAGGATATCATCATTTGATGTTTAATTTGGATAATGCTGCTCAACGATCTTATCTACAACAGCGCTAGCATAACCAGCTTGAGACGTTTGGTGGAGGACGTCtgtgaatagtttttttttgttattttctgaCAATGGGAATTTCGATAGATACCAAATGGATTTTAGTGTTTGCTCTTATAACTGTAAGCTTAGGGTTTGAAATCATCTTGTGGTTTTATTGACAAcattttaatgataataattgCGATCTTTAGTTTGTCAGCGAACACTGGCTCACGACCCAGGAATTGCCAGGTCTCAATATGCagtttattgacaaaaacatatggTTACATATAAAATCTCGTATTAACCCGGAAGAACTTATGTCCGGCCGTCCTTACGGCGGCATTGGTTTCATTGCAAAAAGAGTTTCGGGTATCTCTTATAAACCAATTGCTGTTGACTCTGATAGAATATCTGGTGTTCAATTGATTGCTAGCGGGCGAATTGTTCTAACAATTTTTGGAGTGTATTAACCTAATTATAATGGTCATTCTGGGCAAATTGATCTTTTGTGTGAAACGTTAGATATTTTACAATCTGCAATTGATAACGTGGATTCGTCGCCTGTAATGGTTGTGGGTGATACGAATGCTTTATTACCCAGTGGCAGTCAGCTCGATAAATACTGGTACCGGAAACACCCATGTACAAAACATATCTACATACTGTATGATTTTTTATGCTATAATGAATTCCAGGTAGTAACTTtaattttgcagaaaatgttacatacacatatttTAACAAGATTTCTAAATCTTATATTGACCATGTTTTCTGCTCTGGTATGGCTATTGATCTCATTAAGAACTGTAATACAACGTCTGATTTGTCTTTCATAAGTAAGTGATCATTTTCCGCAATGTAAAACTCTTCATTTCTCTTTTAATTCTGCTTCATATGTTGGTGCTGATGATAACCTTGATAGAACACGTAAATATCCTGCTGTTAACTGGTCGGATGACAGAATATGTTCTGCCTATAGTAATTATGTAACTCAGGAGGCTATGTCATTAAAGActtgtaatattgatgatgttaAGAGAAGAGATGGAGAATGTAAAGTTGTAGATACCATGTGTAATGACGTTGCTGATATCATGCATAATTCATGTCAGATGGTTATTTCTGATAGTCATCAACGTTATAAAGGCCGTTTCAAGAAAAATAAGTGGTGGAATAATGATTGTCTTGTGACAAGTAATAGGTAAAGGTTTTGGTTTAGCATATGGAAATCCTGTGGCAGACCTCGTACTGGACAAATTTATTTATGCTACAAAGCAGCGAAAAAGACATACAGGCATTCATGTAATCGAGCAATGAACAGCAAGATAAATGGCGTTTCTCGTTTTTTCTCGTTTGCTCAACTCACTGTATACTTCACGTAATTTAAGGAAATTTTGGAATTGCATTCgttagacaaaacatgatacatCTCAAAATAAGGATGCCAGTATTGATATTaagcaaatgagctatttattaacttgaaactgctcggtgcttcatttgacaattagatatttatcagatcaatatctgtagcaggtttcacaaaTTTGGCgacgtaatttcagagttatatcactagtTACgcagttcattatatatgcaaatgaacccttaattaacttcacactactaaatgcttcacaacactgtcagatatctgtcggaccATCATTTGCACGGATTTCATTAAATCTGACTTAAATCCGTTCAGGCGCTTTTGAGTGAGTTATCGAGTAAacagatagacacacacacacacacacacacacacacacacacacacacacggacagacagacatcgctatgacattagctcacgagTTCACACGTGAGTTAAAAATCCTAAAATTCTCCAGAGTATGAATACCTTACCTGATGCGCATTCTGACGTGAAGGGTAACATAGTCCAACGTTTGTTAGCTTTATTGTCTACTTCTGATCTAGATCTTTGCCTCATAACTCCTATGTCCCAGTTGTCAACACAGGCTATATGTTTATTTAATGGGCagtttcatatttgaaaactCTTTTCCTAAACAAATCACTCTTCAGACCCTGTATTATGTTGGaaagattaaaacattttatttcaacatactttataTAAAACATAGGCCATGCTTATCATGTGAAAGAAACATAAAGGAAATATGGTACAAAAATTACAACTATCTTGTATGTTAATAAACACAACGGAGATAATATTTAGTTTCCTTACTCGTGAACT
The Ptychodera flava strain L36383 chromosome 3 unlocalized genomic scaffold, AS_Pfla_20210202 Scaffold_25__1_contigs__length_14229661_pilon, whole genome shotgun sequence DNA segment above includes these coding regions:
- the LOC139125409 gene encoding uncharacterized protein codes for the protein MRIRSHGRQTDKREARSRISEYQSDEHTESGSGRSVRARELGPQFEKEIQPKKWKEKKEDELLDELASLKNEKVAVIAQKNEMNRPVTEAKPVGRNLRSTCNLCHRRGHKSTGNRNSEGCLLGEPCKGYIFCGRQDKHKHDFMARLKKLKEKESQLTKDIALKEDEVKQLHDFQSRSTSVFTTTLTPRMIAAFPERYSCRTQSGKVSLQRDISILRQGYNNKAKNIPAPSTIQADREEFSRVIKEQMKLMKLENDTITNSDEESCTKIYNILMTSPVKSGEENAVSDVEMKASCTGKRTKKSLRSTRKAVARPPPSDKTCANDVNLPSSSDEEEVVPRRKSKPDRNFYPYTPPWYPYGFPTPVGYMSPPTAIHSQYDYFHRPMQVIPPTRPSPMPFREGIYPGYGMGFLPQQVTGHQNTGNVMGSQFVENPPPRAPEILSSFPMPSRPRDNQLQSRTSETMTAVRQFTDNTGNTSKVASSDYQRQLGRDRLTETHTNIAPQPEPQTPPTITNVSHNSDGANENTSNNALFEAALLLQNQTPTTVPK